In Geobacillus kaustophilus, a genomic segment contains:
- a CDS encoding multicopper oxidase domain-containing protein, translating into MKRNVSTLLSVALAASLLAACSNNGGGEAQAENKNGTSAQQSAADVLAAHKGVNQAPVPLKLERIGPHDVRVEMTAQITDIEIDKGKTYKAWTFNGQAPGPLVVVNEGDTIHFTLKNMDPVIPHSMDFHAVHAAPSKDFIDVMPGKSGTFTYPANNPGVFMYHCGTKPVLQHIANGMHGVIIVKPKNGYPTDQEVDREYVLIQNEWYKYNDMNDFQNGVPSYVVFSTKALKPGDPNTNGDTFTLKEKPLLAKVGEKIRLYVNNVGPNEVSSFHVVGTVLDDVYLDGNPNNHLKGMQTVMLPASGGAVVEFNVTKPGTYPIVTHQFNDAQKGAVAILKVTETGEDDGTEASGH; encoded by the coding sequence GTGAAACGAAATGTGTCTACGTTGTTGTCAGTTGCGTTGGCTGCGTCGCTTTTGGCAGCATGCAGCAACAACGGAGGAGGAGAGGCGCAGGCAGAAAACAAAAATGGGACGTCAGCGCAACAGTCTGCCGCGGACGTGTTAGCGGCGCACAAAGGAGTGAACCAAGCGCCAGTACCGTTAAAATTAGAACGGATCGGTCCGCATGACGTCCGCGTCGAAATGACGGCGCAAATTACTGACATTGAAATCGACAAAGGAAAAACGTATAAGGCATGGACATTCAACGGCCAAGCGCCTGGACCGCTCGTCGTCGTCAATGAAGGGGATACGATCCACTTTACGTTGAAAAACATGGACCCCGTCATCCCGCACAGCATGGATTTCCATGCCGTCCATGCCGCACCATCAAAAGATTTTATCGATGTGATGCCGGGAAAATCGGGAACGTTTACGTACCCAGCGAATAATCCTGGCGTATTCATGTACCATTGCGGCACAAAGCCGGTCTTGCAACATATCGCCAACGGCATGCACGGCGTGATCATCGTCAAGCCGAAAAACGGCTACCCAACCGATCAAGAAGTCGACCGCGAATATGTGCTGATCCAAAACGAGTGGTACAAATATAACGATATGAACGATTTCCAAAACGGCGTGCCAAGCTACGTCGTCTTCTCGACAAAGGCGCTCAAACCTGGCGATCCGAATACGAACGGCGATACGTTTACGCTGAAAGAAAAACCGCTGCTTGCGAAAGTCGGTGAGAAAATCCGCTTGTATGTCAACAACGTCGGTCCGAACGAAGTGAGCTCGTTCCACGTTGTCGGGACGGTGTTGGATGATGTATACCTTGACGGCAACCCGAACAATCATCTGAAAGGGATGCAAACGGTGATGCTTCCGGCAAGCGGCGGTGCGGTCGTCGAATTTAACGTCACCAAACCGGGAACATATCCGATCGTCACTCACCAGTTCAATGACGCACAAAAAGGAGCCGTCGCCATACTGAAAGTGACTGAAACCGGCGAAGACGACGGCACGGAAGCGAGCGGGCATTGA
- a CDS encoding MFS transporter yields the protein MNKQKALLPITTLAMMFSFAVWAVFSPLASTFQQMYGLTSTQKSILVAIPVLLGSVMRLPLGIWTDRIGGRRLFSLLLLFLVIPLVGAGFADSYAMLLFWAFFIGIAGTSFAISVTFVSRLTPPEKQGTALGINAMGNFGTAVATFSVPSIAAAFGVPWVFWGMIIPVVIMLVLVWFFTPDMPKPKHQKTVRESLAVLKYKHTWTLSLFYFVTFGAFVAFGIYLPSLLVDLYGLTPVDAGMRAAGFTVLATLARPVGGYLGDKMGAERVLTIVYAGMTVGAIAIAFGMGNIWVMTAACLFVAVMSGLGNGAVFKLVPQLFPAETGAVTGLVGAWGGLGGFFPPIVMGIIKDATGSYVLGFLLLSLFTLICFLLNRLVFGKKAGEPAKRYAP from the coding sequence GTGAACAAACAGAAGGCGCTGCTGCCGATTACGACGCTGGCGATGATGTTTTCGTTCGCGGTGTGGGCCGTGTTTTCGCCGTTGGCCAGCACGTTTCAACAAATGTACGGGCTGACATCGACGCAAAAAAGCATTTTAGTCGCCATTCCGGTGTTGCTCGGTTCGGTCATGCGCTTGCCGCTCGGCATTTGGACGGATCGGATCGGGGGGCGCAGGCTGTTTTCGCTGCTGCTCTTGTTTCTTGTCATTCCGCTTGTTGGCGCTGGGTTTGCGGATTCGTATGCGATGCTTCTGTTTTGGGCGTTTTTCATCGGCATAGCGGGAACGTCGTTCGCCATTTCCGTGACGTTCGTGTCGCGTTTAACCCCGCCGGAAAAGCAAGGGACAGCGCTTGGGATCAACGCGATGGGGAACTTCGGCACGGCGGTCGCAACGTTTTCCGTTCCGTCGATTGCTGCGGCGTTTGGGGTGCCGTGGGTGTTTTGGGGGATGATCATCCCGGTTGTCATCATGCTCGTTCTCGTTTGGTTTTTCACACCGGATATGCCGAAGCCGAAGCACCAAAAAACGGTGCGCGAATCGCTGGCGGTATTGAAATATAAACATACATGGACGCTGTCGCTCTTTTACTTCGTCACGTTTGGAGCGTTTGTCGCTTTCGGCATTTACTTGCCATCGCTGCTCGTTGACTTGTATGGGTTAACCCCTGTGGATGCGGGGATGCGCGCGGCGGGCTTTACGGTTCTCGCCACGCTCGCGCGGCCAGTCGGCGGCTACCTTGGCGATAAAATGGGCGCCGAACGGGTGTTGACGATCGTCTATGCGGGAATGACGGTTGGGGCGATTGCGATCGCGTTCGGAATGGGGAACATTTGGGTGATGACAGCGGCTTGTTTGTTTGTTGCCGTGATGTCCGGGCTGGGCAACGGCGCGGTCTTCAAGCTCGTGCCGCAGCTGTTCCCTGCGGAAACGGGCGCCGTCACCGGACTTGTTGGCGCTTGGGGAGGACTCGGCGGCTTTTTCCCGCCGATTGTCATGGGGATCATCAAAGATGCGACAGGTTCGTATGTGCTCGGTTTTCTGCTTCTTAGCTTGTTTACCCTTATCTGCTTCTTGTTGAATCGGCTCGTATTTGGCAAAAAAGCGGGCGAACCGGCGAAACGGTACGCGCCGTAA
- a CDS encoding ABC transporter permease has translation MKASKEGRWANGVFSYVKGWSERLKAGAHDEKKRTREANSAFSAIVKKELADYLTSWRMIILIALILLTCFGSLYTAMTTIRDALDSSEEAKEIAKGAYLFLKLFTVSDGTLPSFLTFVSFLGPLLGIALGFDAINSERNRGTLSRLMAQPIPRDYVINGKFVAALLLNAALFLSLGLLVTALGILVLGIPPTFEEFARIVCFLLLCLVYIAFWLNLGILFSVVFRQAATSALSSMAVWLFFNLFYSMIVEVFAKSFLQSDAITSVEQAVGRQELVLGLMRLSPGYLFNESTTALLSPDVRTLGIVTVEQTAGAVAAPLPLSQSLLLIWPQATALIAATLVCFAIAYLLFMRQEIRAHG, from the coding sequence GTGAAGGCCAGTAAGGAGGGGCGATGGGCAAACGGTGTTTTTTCATATGTGAAAGGATGGAGCGAACGACTGAAAGCGGGTGCGCATGATGAGAAGAAACGGACAAGAGAGGCAAACAGCGCCTTTTCGGCCATTGTCAAAAAAGAGCTGGCCGATTATTTGACGAGCTGGCGCATGATCATTTTGATCGCTCTCATCTTGCTCACTTGCTTCGGGTCGCTGTATACGGCGATGACGACGATTCGCGACGCGTTGGATTCCTCGGAAGAAGCGAAAGAAATCGCGAAAGGCGCCTACTTGTTTCTCAAATTGTTCACCGTCTCGGACGGAACGCTTCCTTCGTTTCTAACGTTTGTCAGTTTTCTCGGGCCGCTTCTTGGCATCGCCCTCGGATTTGACGCCATCAATTCGGAGCGGAATCGGGGGACGTTAAGCCGGCTCATGGCCCAGCCGATTCCTCGCGATTATGTGATCAACGGCAAGTTTGTCGCTGCGCTGTTGTTAAATGCCGCTTTGTTTCTTTCGCTCGGCCTGCTTGTGACGGCGTTGGGCATTTTGGTTTTAGGGATTCCGCCTACTTTCGAAGAGTTTGCCCGCATTGTCTGCTTTTTGTTGTTATGCCTTGTGTATATCGCCTTTTGGCTGAATCTCGGCATTTTGTTTTCCGTCGTCTTCCGCCAAGCGGCGACATCTGCGTTGTCATCGATGGCCGTTTGGCTGTTTTTCAATCTATTCTACTCGATGATCGTGGAAGTGTTTGCGAAATCGTTTTTGCAGTCTGACGCCATTACGTCCGTCGAACAGGCCGTCGGGCGTCAAGAGTTGGTGCTCGGTCTCATGAGATTGTCGCCGGGCTACTTGTTCAATGAATCGACGACCGCTTTGCTTTCGCCGGACGTCCGGACGCTAGGGATCGTCACTGTGGAACAAACGGCCGGCGCTGTCGCGGCCCCCTTGCCCCTTTCGCAAAGTTTATTGCTCATTTGGCCGCAAGCGACCGCGCTCATTGCCGCCACCCTCGTCTGCTTTGCGATCGCCTATCTGTTGTTTATGAGGCAGGAGATACGGGCGCATGGGTAA
- a CDS encoding ABC transporter ATP-binding protein, whose amino-acid sequence MAAPAVIELDNLCKTYGDHRAVDHLSLSIQKGEIFGLLGPNGAGKTTTILMMLGLTEPTSGTVRVCGIDPVRNPIDVKRKVGYLPDDVGFYHHMTGMENLLYTAALNGIPRAEAEKRAWELLEKVDLTDAAHKKAGKYSRGMRQRLGLADVLMKRPEVIILDEPTLGIDPEGVRELLRLIRDLSRHEGITVLLSSHQLHHVQQICDRVGLFVGGRLLAEGNMERLAQQLFLQDAYVIHVVASPLDASLRFKIEAIPGVNKVEQIENGWDVYCQTDVSADISKTIVESGASLFHLSRRNFGLDEIYHRYFEGRDVREGQ is encoded by the coding sequence ATGGCAGCACCCGCCGTCATCGAGCTTGACAATTTGTGCAAAACGTATGGCGACCATCGGGCGGTTGACCATTTGTCGCTTTCCATTCAAAAAGGGGAAATTTTTGGGCTTCTCGGCCCGAACGGGGCCGGAAAGACGACGACGATTTTGATGATGCTCGGGCTCACCGAGCCGACGTCCGGCACGGTGAGGGTATGCGGGATCGATCCGGTGCGAAATCCGATTGACGTCAAACGGAAAGTCGGGTATTTGCCGGATGATGTCGGATTTTATCATCATATGACAGGGATGGAAAATTTGCTGTATACGGCAGCGTTAAATGGCATTCCCCGCGCCGAGGCGGAAAAGAGGGCGTGGGAGCTGCTCGAGAAGGTGGACTTGACTGATGCGGCTCATAAGAAAGCGGGAAAATATTCGCGTGGAATGCGGCAGCGGCTCGGTTTGGCCGATGTGTTGATGAAGCGCCCGGAAGTGATCATTTTGGATGAGCCGACGTTGGGCATCGACCCGGAGGGGGTGCGTGAGCTGCTCCGGCTGATCCGCGATTTGAGCCGCCATGAAGGCATCACCGTTCTATTGTCCTCGCACCAATTGCACCATGTGCAGCAAATTTGCGACCGGGTCGGCTTGTTTGTCGGCGGCCGATTGTTGGCCGAAGGGAATATGGAACGTCTGGCGCAGCAGCTGTTTTTGCAGGATGCCTATGTCATCCATGTGGTCGCTTCACCGCTTGACGCTTCCTTACGGTTTAAAATTGAGGCGATTCCGGGTGTCAACAAAGTGGAGCAAATCGAAAATGGATGGGATGTGTATTGCCAAACGGATGTGAGCGCCGACATCAGCAAAACGATCGTCGAATCAGGTGCTTCCTTGTTTCATCTGAGCCGCCGCAATTTCGGCCTCGATGAGATTTATCACCGCTATTTTGAAGGGAGGGATGTACGTGAAGGCCAGTAA
- a CDS encoding NEW3 domain-containing protein has product MMFAMILTLFSLLLPIRPVAAASGVVLFTPYTGLSVTPGETIDYTVNVINNGSNIENVTFSFDHLPKGWSTSITAEGRTIEQLSVRGRKEEEVTLEVTVPLDVDKGDYRFWLVAKGESGVSKLPLLVRVTEQGSFKTELTSEQTNLEGHADSSFTYDVTLKNRTAKTQNYALSSAAEKGWQVTFKSEGNSVTSVKLEPNESRDITVEVKPPENVKAGTYKIPIKAQTSDTSAELALEAVITGTYALKLTTPSGNLSTDVTAGNERVIDLVIKNTGSAPLLDINMTADAPPDWDVEFDQSTIAQLNPGDSKTVKAKVKASDEAIAGDYVVNFQAQTAETSSEAAFRVSVKTSTVWGVVAVLIILGVAGGLYYLIKTYGRR; this is encoded by the coding sequence ATGATGTTCGCTATGATCTTGACGCTCTTTTCGCTTCTTCTTCCGATCCGCCCGGTAGCGGCGGCAAGCGGTGTTGTGCTCTTCACGCCGTACACCGGGCTTTCCGTGACGCCGGGGGAAACGATCGACTATACGGTCAATGTCATCAACAATGGTTCCAACATTGAAAACGTCACCTTCTCGTTTGACCACCTGCCGAAAGGATGGTCGACTTCGATTACCGCTGAGGGGAGAACGATTGAGCAGCTGTCCGTCCGAGGCAGGAAAGAAGAAGAGGTCACGTTGGAAGTGACCGTGCCGTTGGATGTTGACAAAGGGGATTACCGCTTTTGGCTCGTCGCGAAAGGGGAGAGCGGCGTCTCCAAATTGCCGCTGCTTGTCCGCGTGACGGAACAAGGATCGTTTAAAACTGAACTGACGTCGGAACAAACGAACCTCGAGGGGCACGCGGATTCGAGCTTCACGTATGATGTCACGCTGAAAAACCGAACCGCCAAGACGCAAAATTACGCGTTAAGTTCGGCGGCGGAAAAAGGTTGGCAAGTGACGTTCAAATCGGAAGGCAATTCCGTTACGTCGGTGAAACTCGAGCCGAATGAGTCGAGAGACATTACCGTCGAGGTCAAACCGCCGGAAAATGTGAAAGCGGGCACGTACAAAATCCCGATCAAAGCGCAAACGAGCGATACGTCGGCTGAGCTGGCGTTAGAAGCGGTCATTACGGGCACGTATGCGCTCAAGCTGACGACGCCGTCAGGAAACTTAAGCACCGATGTGACGGCGGGGAATGAACGGGTGATCGATCTTGTCATCAAAAACACCGGAAGCGCTCCGCTCTTGGACATCAATATGACGGCCGATGCGCCGCCTGATTGGGATGTGGAATTCGATCAAAGCACGATCGCTCAGCTGAACCCGGGCGATTCCAAAACCGTCAAGGCGAAAGTGAAAGCGTCAGATGAAGCGATTGCCGGGGATTACGTCGTCAACTTCCAGGCGCAAACGGCGGAAACGTCGTCTGAAGCGGCGTTTCGTGTGTCGGTCAAAACGTCGACCGTTTGGGGCGTGGTGGCGGTGTTGATCATTCTCGGGGTGGCCGGAGGGCTGTACTATTTGATCAAAACATACGGGAGGAGGTAA
- a CDS encoding sigma-70 family RNA polymerase sigma factor produces MEDRREDAELLAEIAEGSRAAFDRFYEKYAPMVYHIALRIVGDEAEAEDVSHDVFLEILQKPHQFDPKRGSVQAFLAVKTKSRSLDRLRKKRDLLASRLEEAALKEKGAEFYFLRQLEQQVIIDALTHLPEEQRQAIIHFYFHGETHREIAAAMNKPLGSVKSLIRYGLRNLRKQKELFRWMEAGRGEKQHEA; encoded by the coding sequence ATGGAAGATCGACGGGAAGACGCGGAACTGCTTGCGGAGATCGCCGAAGGTTCCCGCGCCGCCTTTGACCGTTTTTACGAAAAATACGCTCCGATGGTCTATCATATCGCTCTTCGGATCGTCGGCGACGAGGCGGAGGCGGAAGATGTCAGCCACGATGTGTTTCTCGAAATCTTGCAAAAGCCCCATCAATTCGATCCGAAGCGGGGAAGCGTTCAAGCCTTTCTTGCCGTGAAAACGAAAAGCCGGTCGCTCGACCGCCTGCGCAAGAAACGGGATCTGTTGGCGAGCCGCCTTGAAGAAGCGGCTTTAAAAGAAAAGGGGGCGGAATTCTATTTTCTCCGCCAACTGGAACAACAAGTCATCATCGATGCGTTAACCCATCTCCCCGAGGAGCAGCGGCAAGCCATCATTCACTTTTATTTTCATGGGGAAACACATCGGGAAATCGCCGCCGCGATGAACAAACCGTTAGGCTCCGTCAAATCGCTCATCCGCTACGGCTTGCGCAATTTGCGGAAACAAAAAGAACTGTTCCGCTGGATGGAGGCTGGCCGAGGTGAAAAACAGCATGAAGCATAG
- a CDS encoding anti-sigma factor has product MKNSMKHSHIPEMKIVDWLLGVLPEQEKEDVSNHLKQCRECQRLLEAWKSIGLKAEAQYEAPPLSHQERIWAQAEAQKQTKRMRRGLRIAGGLISAALAVSLFALRLSVSDGGRDASHDRPSEAYRYQIIEQNHDIPIEQIIHNPETKQIPIEPSALFQQMDGTIWLNDDTKEMLMEIEGLPPFATRDYQLWIIYTNNEVKGELLTIRHGAARVLITGEDVKQFKQIKASLEPKGGSAAPTGPETFIVDLDHE; this is encoded by the coding sequence GTGAAAAACAGCATGAAGCATAGCCATATTCCGGAAATGAAAATCGTGGACTGGCTGTTAGGCGTGCTGCCGGAGCAAGAAAAAGAAGACGTGTCCAACCATCTAAAGCAGTGCCGTGAATGCCAACGCTTGCTTGAAGCGTGGAAAAGCATCGGGCTGAAGGCGGAAGCCCAATATGAAGCGCCTCCCCTTTCCCATCAAGAGCGAATTTGGGCCCAAGCAGAAGCGCAAAAACAAACAAAGCGGATGCGGCGCGGTCTCCGCATTGCTGGAGGGCTGATCAGCGCGGCTTTGGCCGTCTCCCTTTTCGCCTTGCGCCTTTCCGTTTCGGACGGTGGGCGAGATGCTTCGCATGACCGACCGAGCGAGGCATATCGATACCAGATTATTGAACAAAATCACGACATTCCGATCGAGCAGATCATCCACAATCCAGAAACGAAACAAATTCCGATTGAACCATCGGCGCTCTTCCAACAGATGGACGGCACGATTTGGCTCAACGATGATACGAAGGAAATGCTGATGGAAATTGAAGGGCTGCCGCCGTTTGCGACCCGCGATTATCAATTGTGGATCATTTACACCAACAACGAAGTCAAAGGGGAACTGTTGACAATCCGCCACGGTGCGGCGCGCGTGTTGATCACCGGCGAAGATGTCAAGCAGTTCAAGCAAATTAAAGCGAGCCTCGAACCAAAAGGGGGAAGCGCGGCGCCAACCGGGCCGGAAACATTTATTGTCGATTTGGACCATGAATGA
- a CDS encoding TIGR04053 family radical SAM/SPASM domain-containing protein, whose amino-acid sequence MRDFKENPFIVIWELTRACQLKCLHCRAEAQYHRDPRELTFEEGKKLIDEIYEMEQPMLVFTGGDPLMRPDVYDLAKYAVDKGLRVSMTPSATPNVTKEAIRKAKEVGLSRWAFSLDGPNAEIHDHFRGTNGSFDLTIRAIHYLHELDIPVQINTVISRYNVHVLDEMVALVEKLKCVLWSVFFLVPTGRGKEEDMISPVEHERVFRWLYETSKRVSFDIKTTAGQHYRRVVLQAKMREGKTAKGGIRYEDVLNKGLTGQVDGLGRAPKGVNDGNGFVFISHIGDVYPSGLLPVKAGNVRETPLADIYRYSPIFQDLRNPDKYKGKCGVCEFRHVCGGSRSRAYAVTGDYLESEPYCVYIPKAWRTKERSQC is encoded by the coding sequence ATGCGTGATTTCAAGGAAAACCCGTTTATCGTCATTTGGGAGTTGACGCGGGCGTGCCAACTCAAGTGCCTTCATTGCCGCGCCGAAGCGCAGTACCACCGTGACCCGCGCGAGTTGACGTTTGAGGAAGGGAAAAAACTGATCGATGAGATTTACGAGATGGAGCAGCCCATGCTTGTTTTTACGGGCGGCGATCCGCTCATGCGCCCGGATGTGTACGATTTGGCGAAGTACGCGGTTGACAAAGGATTGCGCGTATCGATGACGCCGAGCGCGACGCCGAATGTGACGAAAGAGGCGATCCGCAAGGCGAAAGAGGTCGGCCTGTCGCGCTGGGCGTTCAGCCTTGACGGGCCGAACGCCGAGATTCACGACCATTTCCGCGGCACGAACGGCTCGTTTGATTTGACGATCCGAGCGATTCACTACTTGCATGAACTCGACATTCCCGTGCAGATCAACACCGTCATTTCCCGGTACAACGTTCATGTGCTTGATGAAATGGTGGCATTGGTGGAGAAACTGAAATGCGTCCTTTGGAGCGTCTTTTTCCTTGTGCCGACCGGAAGGGGGAAAGAGGAGGACATGATTTCCCCGGTTGAGCATGAGCGGGTGTTCCGCTGGCTGTATGAAACGAGCAAGCGCGTTTCATTTGATATTAAAACGACCGCGGGCCAGCATTACCGCCGCGTCGTGCTGCAGGCAAAAATGCGCGAAGGAAAAACGGCAAAAGGCGGCATCCGCTACGAAGACGTGTTGAACAAAGGGCTGACCGGGCAAGTTGACGGGCTCGGACGCGCGCCGAAAGGAGTAAACGACGGCAACGGCTTCGTCTTCATTTCCCATATCGGCGACGTTTATCCGAGCGGGCTGTTGCCGGTGAAAGCCGGGAACGTTCGGGAGACGCCGCTCGCTGACATTTACCGGTACTCGCCGATTTTCCAAGACTTGCGCAATCCGGACAAATACAAAGGAAAATGCGGCGTTTGTGAGTTCCGTCATGTATGCGGCGGCTCGCGCTCGCGGGCGTACGCCGTGACGGGGGACTATTTGGAAAGCGAGCCGTACTGCGTTTACATTCCGAAAGCGTGGCGGACAAAAGAGCGAAGCCAATGCTAG
- a CDS encoding molybdenum cofactor guanylyltransferase: MKPTIAGAVLAGGQSRRFGRPKAFAEHRGAPFFTWSIAALRPLVDELYIISHPALVDEFRRQTDIPVLLDVERYRGCGPLAGLYTALEHSRADWMFVLPCDMPYMRQEVVERLAFYIDPTFDAIVPLHGGRPEPLVALYHRRLSSMIAELLDAGERRMAALLDRARVRYVDAKQLAADEDVWRNVNTEEEYRYGREFWPKQT, translated from the coding sequence ATGAAACCAACCATTGCCGGAGCGGTGCTCGCCGGCGGCCAGTCGCGCCGGTTCGGGCGGCCGAAGGCGTTCGCCGAGCATCGCGGTGCTCCGTTTTTCACTTGGTCCATTGCGGCGCTGCGCCCGCTTGTCGATGAGCTGTACATCATTAGCCATCCGGCGCTTGTCGATGAATTCCGCCGGCAAACGGACATCCCGGTGCTGCTCGATGTGGAGCGCTACCGCGGCTGTGGGCCCCTTGCCGGCCTTTACACGGCCCTGGAACATAGCCGAGCGGACTGGATGTTCGTCTTGCCGTGCGACATGCCGTACATGCGGCAGGAAGTGGTGGAGCGGCTTGCTTTCTATATCGATCCGACGTTTGACGCCATCGTCCCGCTCCATGGCGGACGCCCCGAGCCGTTGGTCGCCTTATACCACCGGCGGCTTAGCTCTATGATCGCCGAGCTGCTCGATGCCGGCGAACGGCGGATGGCGGCGCTCCTTGACCGCGCACGCGTCCGCTATGTTGATGCCAAACAGCTTGCCGCGGATGAAGACGTATGGCGCAATGTCAATACTGAGGAAGAGTATCGATACGGGCGGGAATTTTGGCCAAAGCAGACGTAG
- a CDS encoding DUF2249 domain-containing protein, with translation MNQFAAKIHAPDYPPRDRHPAIFQLFDRLKPGEVMELVNDHDPRPLHYQFMMERPDQFTWEYLEEGPDVWRVAIGKK, from the coding sequence ATGAACCAATTTGCCGCAAAAATCCACGCTCCCGACTATCCACCGCGCGACCGCCATCCGGCGATTTTCCAGCTGTTTGACCGCTTAAAGCCGGGGGAAGTGATGGAGCTTGTCAATGACCATGACCCACGTCCACTGCACTACCAATTCATGATGGAGCGTCCAGATCAGTTTACATGGGAATACCTTGAGGAAGGGCCGGACGTATGGCGGGTGGCGATCGGAAAAAAATAA